Proteins from a single region of Lysinibacillus sp. JNUCC-52:
- a CDS encoding amidohydrolase family protein — MQDIAYNADLIVKNCSILTPDFHIEHNQSIVIKNNSIVAIGATASLATKYQSRDILNGQGKLVLPGLIDAHTHTCQQLLRGRITDEYPMIWTRIMVPFESNLQQRDVYISSQLSCLEMIKSGTTAFIDAGGRHMQQVAKSVLESGLRGVLTCSTMDSGLDIPQTMKFSIEENIRNNRALFNEFHGAGDERINVSFSLRSIITCTPELIQEVFAAAKECSTSVQSHMNEYPNEISYCLEKFKMRPFEYLASLGVLNENFLGAHSILLSENEMEVIQNTNSKVVHCPISNSGKGVPKTPSLLHKGIAVGLGTDGAGHSGLSLFDQMKVFKSLIRAFSGVPIFDPVIMPSKSILEMATLGGAKAMMQENQLGTLEVGKKADMILINIDQPHITPSHNLINTLIESVNSNDVTDSIVNGKILMKNREVLTLDEEKIKYESKLAMKELAIRANI, encoded by the coding sequence ATGCAGGATATAGCGTATAACGCTGATTTAATAGTTAAAAATTGTTCCATCTTAACCCCTGACTTTCACATCGAGCATAATCAATCAATAGTCATTAAAAATAATAGCATCGTCGCTATTGGTGCTACTGCATCACTTGCTACGAAATATCAATCAAGAGACATTTTAAATGGACAAGGCAAACTAGTACTACCAGGTTTAATTGATGCCCATACGCATACATGTCAACAACTTCTCCGTGGAAGAATTACAGATGAATACCCTATGATTTGGACGCGCATAATGGTGCCGTTTGAAAGTAATTTACAGCAGCGAGATGTTTATATTAGCTCACAGTTAAGCTGTCTCGAAATGATTAAGTCTGGCACTACAGCCTTTATTGATGCTGGTGGCAGACATATGCAGCAAGTCGCAAAATCCGTATTAGAATCAGGTCTACGTGGTGTTCTTACATGTTCCACTATGGATAGTGGCTTAGACATTCCTCAAACGATGAAATTTAGTATCGAAGAAAATATCCGTAACAATCGTGCATTGTTTAATGAATTCCATGGAGCTGGTGACGAGCGAATAAATGTATCATTTTCTCTTAGATCTATCATTACTTGCACACCAGAATTAATACAAGAAGTTTTCGCAGCAGCTAAAGAATGCTCTACTAGTGTGCAATCTCATATGAACGAATATCCAAACGAAATTAGCTATTGCCTAGAAAAATTTAAAATGCGCCCATTTGAATATCTTGCTTCCTTAGGTGTCCTTAATGAAAATTTCTTAGGAGCCCATAGCATTTTACTTTCTGAAAATGAAATGGAAGTTATACAAAATACTAATAGTAAAGTTGTCCACTGTCCTATTAGTAATTCTGGTAAAGGCGTGCCCAAAACACCTAGCTTATTGCATAAAGGAATTGCTGTTGGTTTAGGTACAGATGGGGCTGGTCATTCGGGATTAAGCTTATTCGATCAAATGAAAGTGTTTAAATCATTAATACGGGCATTTTCTGGCGTTCCAATTTTTGACCCGGTAATTATGCCTTCAAAAAGTATTTTAGAAATGGCTACATTAGGTGGAGCAAAGGCTATGATGCAAGAAAACCAGCTAGGAACATTGGAAGTTGGCAAAAAGGCAGATATGATCTTAATTAACATTGATCAACCCCATATTACTCCTTCACATAATTTAATAAATACGTTAATTGAATCCGTTAACAGCAATGATGTAACAGATTCCATTGTTAATGGTAAAATATTAATGAAAAACAGAGAAGTTCTGACACTGGATGAAGAAAAAATAAAATACGAAAGTAAGCTTGCAATGAAGGAACTTGCTATTCGCGCAAACATCTAA
- a CDS encoding DUF3100 domain-containing protein has protein sequence MENTEQHQSVWQVIKQNYRLYLGALVIVIIAELIGVKKFQVGSALIVIYPMLFAIVISVLLGPDIFRFFKEKASTKASSLVLVAITPFMAKIGVLAGSNLPKLVDVGPALAFQELGHVGTIFLALPIALLLGIKKEAIGATSSTCRDKDYGLICHLYGANSPEARGALSIYIIGFLIGTIYIGFLASIVASTDIFHPLALAMACGIGSGVMMAAASSTLATIYPEYGDQIIMLAGASDTLAAIIGIYFTLFISLPLTRKLYYLLEPRISPKHTRDPKQMKSMKVGD, from the coding sequence ATGGAAAACACAGAACAACATCAATCCGTTTGGCAAGTAATTAAACAAAATTACAGATTATATTTAGGGGCTCTTGTTATCGTTATCATTGCCGAACTAATTGGAGTAAAGAAATTCCAAGTAGGATCTGCTTTAATCGTTATTTATCCAATGCTATTTGCAATCGTAATTAGTGTTTTACTTGGCCCAGATATTTTTCGATTTTTTAAAGAAAAGGCATCCACAAAGGCCTCATCTCTTGTTCTTGTAGCAATCACACCTTTTATGGCGAAAATTGGCGTACTTGCAGGTTCTAATCTTCCTAAGCTTGTCGATGTAGGTCCTGCATTAGCCTTTCAAGAGCTTGGACATGTCGGAACCATTTTTCTAGCTTTACCAATTGCATTATTGCTAGGAATTAAAAAGGAAGCGATTGGCGCAACAAGCTCTACTTGCCGCGATAAGGATTACGGTTTGATTTGTCATCTATATGGTGCCAATTCTCCTGAAGCAAGAGGCGCTTTATCTATTTACATCATTGGATTTTTAATCGGTACTATTTATATTGGTTTTTTAGCAAGTATCGTAGCTTCTACGGATATTTTTCATCCTTTAGCATTAGCGATGGCTTGTGGAATAGGTAGCGGTGTCATGATGGCGGCAGCATCTAGCACATTGGCAACCATTTATCCAGAATACGGTGATCAAATTATTATGCTAGCAGGTGCAAGTGATACGTTAGCGGCCATTATAGGTATCTACTTCACTTTATTTATCTCTCTTCCTCTTACTAGGAAATTATATTACTTGTTAGAGCCAAGAATCAGTCCAAAACATACACGTGATCCAAAACAAATGAAAAGCATGAAGGTTGGTGATTAA
- a CDS encoding catalase, giving the protein MDNKKTEQLKKHIIDNQGKHALTTNQGLKMAEDEFSLKAGLRGPTLMEDFHFREKMTHFDHERIPERIVHARGVGAHGVFQLYESLEDYTKADFLTNTSKITPVFVRFSTVQGSRGSNDTVRDVRGFSTKFYTDEGNYDLVGNNMPVFFIQDAIKFPDFVHAVKPEPHNEIPQGASAHDTFWDFIGQNPETAHMIMWHMSDRAIPRSLRMMEGFGVHTFRLINAKGQAHFVKFHWKPTLGVHSLVWDEAQKIAGKNPDFHRLDLYEAIEKGDFPEWELGLQLISEEDEHAFDFDILDPTKLWPEEEVPVKIVGKMTLNRNVDNFFSETEQVAFHPGHVVPGIDFSNDPLLQGRLFSYTDTQLSRLGGPNFHQIPINQPVCPYQNNQRDGMHQMAIYRGQTSYHRNGLNDNQPAPVPAEEGGYEHYQEKIDGNKIRGRSESFLDFYSQAKLFYNSMAPYEKQHIKKAFSFELGKCKSNAVKTKAIDLINHIDHELAQEVANNIGVALPKTNLEIQSNKKSPALSMANTISKPDTKNVAIVLNGQPNATLLTKWLQTFAKQHVNYSIIDKKVSQIDDSLNVTDTYDTADPTLFDAVLVISSESPIQTPVLEFMETTFKHYKPLAFDIHDPQALDSCRIKLGGAGVYNLKDSTIEAFIEGIAQGRFWNR; this is encoded by the coding sequence ATGGACAATAAAAAAACTGAACAATTAAAGAAACATATCATTGATAACCAAGGTAAACATGCCTTAACGACCAATCAAGGATTAAAAATGGCAGAGGATGAATTTTCTTTAAAAGCTGGTTTAAGAGGTCCTACCCTTATGGAGGACTTTCATTTCCGTGAGAAAATGACTCATTTCGACCATGAACGTATTCCTGAACGTATTGTTCATGCACGCGGTGTTGGTGCACATGGTGTTTTTCAGCTTTACGAATCATTAGAAGATTATACAAAGGCAGATTTTCTTACAAATACCTCTAAAATCACTCCTGTATTTGTACGATTTTCGACGGTACAGGGTTCTAGAGGATCGAATGATACAGTGAGGGACGTACGAGGATTCTCTACTAAATTTTATACAGACGAAGGTAATTATGATTTAGTCGGTAATAATATGCCCGTTTTCTTTATTCAAGATGCCATTAAGTTCCCTGATTTTGTGCATGCCGTTAAACCAGAGCCACACAATGAAATACCACAAGGTGCTAGTGCGCATGATACTTTTTGGGATTTCATCGGACAAAATCCTGAAACAGCCCATATGATTATGTGGCATATGAGTGATCGTGCGATTCCACGTAGCTTGCGCATGATGGAAGGCTTCGGAGTTCATACTTTCCGTCTTATTAATGCTAAAGGACAAGCTCATTTTGTGAAATTTCACTGGAAGCCTACGCTAGGTGTTCATTCATTAGTTTGGGATGAGGCTCAAAAAATTGCAGGGAAAAATCCTGATTTCCATCGACTTGACTTGTATGAAGCAATTGAAAAGGGAGATTTTCCAGAATGGGAGCTTGGTTTACAGTTAATTTCGGAAGAAGATGAGCATGCCTTTGATTTTGATATATTAGATCCAACTAAATTATGGCCAGAGGAAGAAGTCCCTGTAAAAATAGTGGGCAAAATGACTTTAAATCGAAATGTAGATAATTTCTTTTCTGAAACAGAGCAGGTTGCTTTCCATCCTGGGCATGTTGTACCTGGTATCGATTTCTCAAACGACCCTCTTTTACAAGGACGATTATTTTCTTATACCGATACACAACTGTCTAGATTAGGAGGACCTAACTTCCATCAAATTCCGATTAATCAACCTGTCTGTCCTTATCAAAACAATCAACGTGACGGCATGCACCAAATGGCGATTTATCGAGGACAAACGAGTTATCATCGCAACGGTTTAAATGACAATCAACCAGCTCCTGTTCCTGCAGAAGAAGGCGGCTACGAACATTACCAGGAGAAAATTGATGGCAATAAAATTCGAGGCCGAAGTGAAAGCTTTTTAGACTTTTATTCGCAAGCAAAGCTTTTCTATAATAGTATGGCTCCTTATGAGAAACAACATATTAAAAAAGCATTCAGTTTCGAGCTTGGCAAATGTAAATCAAATGCTGTGAAAACAAAGGCAATCGACCTTATCAATCATATAGACCATGAATTAGCACAAGAAGTAGCTAACAATATTGGCGTAGCATTACCTAAAACAAATCTTGAAATACAATCAAATAAAAAATCGCCCGCACTCAGCATGGCGAATACTATCTCTAAACCCGACACAAAAAATGTCGCGATTGTATTGAATGGACAACCTAATGCAACACTTCTAACAAAATGGCTTCAAACTTTCGCTAAACAACATGTCAATTATAGTATTATCGATAAAAAGGTATCTCAAATCGACGATTCCCTTAACGTAACCGATACTTATGACACAGCAGACCCAACCCTTTTTGACGCGGTTTTAGTCATTAGCAGTGAATCACCTATTCAAACTCCTGTGCTAGAGTTTATGGAAACAACCTTTAAACACTATAAACCTTTAGCCTTTGACATTCATGACCCACAAGCTTTAGATTCTTGCAGAATCAAACTAGGGGGAGCTGGGGTCTACAATTTAAAAGACTCCACAATTGAAGCCTTTATTGAAGGCATAGCCCAAGGTCGATTCTGGAATCGTTAA
- a CDS encoding glucose 1-dehydrogenase has translation MSRLAGKVAIITGAAQGMGAAHAKLFVENGAKVILTDLNEEKGNAFAAELGENAIFVKQNVTSEEDWATVIAKAEEAFGPVNVLVNNAGITMAKNMLEVTLEEYKRIVDINQVSVFLGMKTVAGSMAKAGGGSIVNISSMNGLVAGAIGYTDTKFAVRGMTKAAAINLAPMGIRVNSVHPGVIATPMVVQEDTKAAVEEFSKHIPLKRVAQPEEVSNMVLFLASDDSSYSTGSEFVIDGGLTAQ, from the coding sequence ATGAGTCGTTTAGCAGGTAAAGTCGCAATAATTACAGGTGCTGCACAAGGTATGGGCGCTGCACACGCAAAATTATTCGTAGAAAACGGAGCAAAAGTTATTTTAACAGATTTAAATGAGGAAAAAGGAAATGCATTCGCAGCTGAATTAGGCGAAAATGCTATTTTCGTTAAACAAAACGTTACTTCTGAAGAAGATTGGGCTACAGTAATTGCGAAAGCAGAAGAAGCTTTTGGTCCAGTAAACGTATTAGTAAACAATGCTGGTATTACTATGGCGAAAAATATGCTAGAAGTGACATTAGAAGAATACAAACGCATCGTTGACATTAACCAAGTGTCTGTATTTTTAGGGATGAAAACTGTAGCAGGTTCAATGGCGAAAGCTGGTGGCGGTTCAATCGTCAACATTTCTTCAATGAACGGCTTAGTTGCTGGTGCTATCGGTTATACAGATACAAAATTTGCTGTTCGTGGTATGACAAAAGCAGCTGCAATCAATCTAGCACCTATGGGCATTCGCGTAAACTCTGTACACCCAGGCGTTATCGCAACACCTATGGTTGTACAAGAGGATACAAAAGCAGCAGTAGAAGAATTCTCTAAACATATTCCATTAAAACGTGTAGCTCAACCAGAAGAAGTTTCTAATATGGTATTATTCCTAGCTTCTGATGATTCTAGCTACTCAACAGGTTCAGAATTCGTTATCGATGGCGGATTAACTGCACAATAA
- a CDS encoding TetR/AcrR family transcriptional regulator, whose translation MSKREQQKQQRRQHIIQIAKDLFLEHGVQNIQMQDVADASGVGIATIFRYFPKKEFLVIAASNTITNDMATDIEQIVAQTIPAYEKIKQILEYYISGTKDPNLRLAKFFESFDLHEKIATESSTEQYAEYFFARRKLAGILFTLADYGKQDGSLRQDINLDLFIMTMVQNFSLFTFKSSLTTHDPNLSQLLSTDKQLELMKDVFLSYIRPQ comes from the coding sequence ATGAGTAAAAGAGAACAACAAAAACAACAACGCCGTCAACATATTATCCAAATTGCCAAGGATTTATTTTTGGAACATGGCGTTCAAAATATACAAATGCAGGATGTGGCGGACGCTTCTGGTGTTGGGATTGCGACAATATTTCGTTATTTCCCTAAAAAAGAGTTTTTAGTAATTGCAGCCTCAAATACTATTACAAATGATATGGCAACGGATATAGAGCAGATTGTTGCGCAAACAATTCCTGCTTACGAAAAAATCAAACAAATTTTGGAATATTATATAAGTGGAACAAAGGATCCTAATCTACGTTTAGCTAAGTTTTTCGAGTCCTTTGATTTACATGAGAAAATTGCTACGGAATCTTCGACTGAGCAATATGCTGAATACTTTTTTGCACGAAGAAAATTAGCTGGTATTTTATTCACATTAGCCGATTATGGTAAACAAGACGGCTCTCTAAGACAGGATATTAATTTAGATTTGTTTATCATGACGATGGTACAAAACTTTAGTTTATTCACATTTAAATCAAGCCTAACAACCCACGATCCAAACCTTTCCCAGTTGTTATCTACGGACAAGCAACTGGAGTTGATGAAGGATGTATTTTTATCTTATATTCGACCACAATAA
- a CDS encoding TetR-like C-terminal domain-containing protein → MTKKEDPRALRTQEMLKTAALSLLNEGLSINQLSVQKVTQKALLNRTTFYLHYQDIDGLITQLTQEILHELTEKIEVLIQVQDIDEKKQLIQLLDYLYTQRHHLLILFQLEQFENHLFQLLKKLIDVRRNKNSKTTKKVYVDAQIKTASIVGVIMWWLKNGLHLSSDYIAEQIHLMYKT, encoded by the coding sequence ATGACTAAAAAAGAGGATCCACGTGCCCTTAGAACACAGGAAATGCTTAAAACAGCTGCCTTATCCCTCTTAAATGAGGGTCTGTCCATTAATCAATTATCTGTTCAAAAGGTGACACAAAAGGCGTTATTAAATCGAACAACTTTCTATTTGCATTATCAAGATATCGATGGCCTCATTACACAATTAACGCAGGAAATTTTACATGAGCTAACTGAAAAAATTGAAGTACTTATCCAAGTTCAGGACATCGATGAAAAAAAACAATTGATTCAATTACTCGATTATCTTTATACACAACGGCATCATCTACTCATCCTTTTTCAACTCGAACAATTTGAAAATCATCTATTCCAATTATTAAAAAAGTTAATTGATGTTCGCAGAAACAAAAATAGTAAAACAACTAAAAAGGTCTATGTCGATGCTCAAATCAAAACAGCTTCAATAGTTGGCGTTATAATGTGGTGGTTAAAAAATGGGCTACATTTAAGTTCTGATTACATAGCAGAACAAATTCACCTTATGTATAAAACATAA
- a CDS encoding DHA2 family efflux MFS transporter permease subunit, translating into MQNEMSAGTKKLLLFVMIAGCFFSTLNQTLLNVALSDLMVIFNVTPTTIQWLATGFMLVNGVLVPITAFLMKRFSTRQLFISSMLFLLIGSIVAASAMNFGMLLTGRMIQAVGAGIIIPLMMTVIVFLYPMEERGAVMGKVGFAIIFAPAIAPTVSGFLVEYMSWRWLFIGLIPFVLLIILFAYKYLFNIVEGTKVKLDGLSVGYSTIGFGFLLFGFSIAGSRGWADWLVITSLLLGIIVTFLFCQRQMTSADPLLNLTVFKYKMFSMTTLVNIAITILMYADLILLPIYLQDGRGFTAFEAGLLLLPGALINASLSPITGKMYDRYGAKPLFIVGMCFIVVSMWAVVDLSASTSYMYLLVRTIILRIGLAFITMPLNTAALNALPKELASHGSAVNNTIRQLAGAIGTAVIVTIYTIQLTKVSIGTSEGYANAANTTYFYMLILAIIAFIVVWFVPKTKNVRN; encoded by the coding sequence ATGCAAAATGAAATGTCTGCTGGAACGAAAAAGCTTTTGCTTTTTGTAATGATTGCAGGATGCTTCTTTTCTACTTTAAATCAAACATTACTAAATGTGGCGCTTAGTGATTTAATGGTTATTTTTAATGTAACCCCGACAACCATTCAATGGTTAGCTACAGGCTTTATGTTAGTGAATGGCGTGCTAGTTCCTATTACAGCCTTTTTAATGAAGCGATTTTCAACTCGCCAGTTGTTTATAAGTTCTATGCTTTTTTTATTAATAGGTTCTATTGTTGCAGCAAGTGCAATGAACTTCGGTATGTTATTGACGGGGCGTATGATTCAGGCAGTTGGAGCAGGAATTATCATTCCATTAATGATGACAGTCATTGTTTTTTTATATCCAATGGAAGAGCGTGGAGCCGTTATGGGGAAGGTTGGATTTGCTATTATATTCGCGCCAGCAATTGCACCAACTGTTTCAGGATTTTTGGTTGAATATATGTCATGGAGATGGCTATTTATCGGTTTGATTCCATTTGTTTTGCTAATTATTTTGTTTGCCTATAAATATTTATTTAATATAGTTGAGGGAACAAAAGTAAAATTAGATGGACTAAGTGTCGGGTATTCAACAATTGGGTTTGGATTTTTACTTTTTGGGTTTAGTATTGCAGGAAGTAGAGGGTGGGCCGATTGGCTCGTTATTACATCTCTTCTTTTAGGAATTATTGTGACGTTTCTATTTTGTCAGCGTCAAATGACTTCTGCGGACCCATTATTAAATTTAACAGTATTTAAATATAAAATGTTTTCCATGACAACGCTTGTTAATATAGCCATTACAATATTAATGTATGCGGATTTAATTTTACTACCGATTTATTTACAAGATGGACGTGGTTTTACGGCTTTTGAAGCTGGTCTTTTATTATTACCAGGGGCATTAATAAACGCAAGCTTATCGCCAATAACTGGGAAAATGTATGACAGATATGGGGCAAAGCCATTATTTATAGTGGGCATGTGTTTTATTGTTGTATCGATGTGGGCCGTGGTTGATTTATCTGCTTCTACGTCGTATATGTATTTACTTGTCCGCACAATTATATTACGAATTGGGCTAGCTTTTATTACTATGCCTCTAAATACAGCAGCTTTAAATGCGCTACCAAAAGAATTAGCTTCACATGGTTCAGCAGTTAATAATACGATTCGTCAATTAGCTGGAGCAATAGGTACAGCAGTGATTGTGACGATTTATACAATTCAATTAACGAAGGTTTCGATTGGCACAAGTGAAGGTTATGCTAACGCAGCCAACACAACTTATTTCTATATGCTCATCTTAGCAATTATTGCCTTTATTGTTGTTTGGTTTGTACCAAAAACTAAAAATGTACGTAACTAA
- the helD gene encoding RNA polymerase recycling motor HelD encodes MKSEFQQEQKRLVNVMETISEQMSRLEQETLQRKNEVVNIRKHFWDEIKVNMDTFDDYLETIIGLRQETQALSVSQSTHKHASKRLATLRRMQKNPYFGRIDFLEEGMAAQEQIYIGISSLMDKSGEDFLIYDWRTPIASVYYDYMPGPAQYTTPGGIIYGELEKKWQYLIRDGVLQSMFDTSLTIGDEILQQVLGQGTNKHMQSIVATIQQEQNRIIRHDHGRLLIVHGAAGSGKTSAALQRIAYLLYKYRDRLNADQIILFSPNAMFNSYVSNVLPELGEENMQQVTFQEYLHHRLSKEFDVENPYEQLEYVLTAADSPAYRSRVASIQFKASTRFFEVIKAYRKSLEYSSMIFKVINFRGQPILSAEQIAEQFYSSDTSMNFHNRLEKLKDWILKEVKEIERVEWKKEWVQDEIELLSNEEYQKARVYLAKKQGFARETIADYEMDTKKLAQLIVSRKLKTLRKRIRALQFIDVKEIYKQLFVDPLQMKQWVEGETPAEWEAICQDTLQMLEEDKLCYEDATPFLLIKELIQGFKTNSSIRHILVDEAQDYSPFQFEFLKRLFPFAKMTVLGDFNQAIFAHASEMIDFHILSSLYGADETEVINMTRSYRSTKQIVEFTRKLVPNGERIIPFERNGELPVLTQLSERSALHRCITTKVEALRNEGYNSIAIICKSAEESKQAYEALSEIEDVKLIKNGTPEYEQGVVIIPSYLSKGIEFEAVIIYNASEQIYGDDSLRRVFYTACTRAMHHLQLYSVGQPSPLLSDAIQENLISVQ; translated from the coding sequence ATGAAATCGGAGTTTCAGCAAGAGCAAAAACGTTTGGTTAATGTAATGGAGACTATTTCTGAGCAAATGAGTAGGTTGGAGCAAGAAACTTTACAGCGTAAAAACGAAGTTGTAAATATTCGCAAACACTTTTGGGATGAAATTAAGGTGAATATGGATACCTTCGACGATTATCTTGAGACGATTATTGGCTTAAGACAAGAAACGCAAGCATTGTCCGTAAGCCAAAGTACCCACAAACATGCATCGAAAAGATTAGCAACATTACGCCGTATGCAGAAGAATCCTTATTTCGGTCGAATTGATTTCTTAGAGGAAGGCATGGCAGCTCAAGAACAGATCTATATCGGTATCTCTTCACTAATGGATAAAAGCGGCGAGGATTTTCTTATTTATGACTGGCGAACACCCATCGCAAGCGTTTACTACGATTACATGCCAGGTCCTGCCCAGTACACGACACCTGGTGGCATTATATATGGAGAATTGGAGAAGAAATGGCAATATCTTATCCGCGACGGTGTGCTGCAATCAATGTTTGATACAAGTCTAACGATCGGGGATGAAATTTTACAGCAAGTTCTAGGTCAAGGTACAAATAAACATATGCAAAGTATAGTTGCAACAATTCAGCAGGAGCAAAACCGTATTATCCGTCATGATCATGGAAGATTGCTTATTGTACATGGTGCAGCTGGTAGTGGCAAAACATCAGCTGCATTACAAAGAATTGCATATTTACTTTACAAATATCGGGACAGATTGAATGCGGATCAAATTATATTATTTTCACCTAATGCAATGTTCAATAGTTATGTCTCTAATGTGCTACCTGAACTTGGTGAAGAAAATATGCAGCAAGTTACATTTCAGGAGTACTTACATCATCGATTAAGTAAAGAGTTCGATGTGGAAAATCCATATGAGCAATTGGAATACGTTTTAACAGCAGCCGACAGCCCCGCTTATCGATCTAGGGTGGCGAGCATCCAATTTAAAGCATCTACGCGCTTCTTTGAAGTGATTAAGGCATACAGAAAGTCACTAGAGTACTCCAGTATGATCTTTAAGGTTATTAACTTTAGAGGGCAACCGATACTTAGCGCCGAACAAATTGCTGAGCAGTTTTATAGCAGCGACACGTCGATGAACTTTCATAATCGACTGGAAAAATTAAAAGATTGGATTTTAAAAGAAGTAAAAGAAATCGAAAGAGTCGAATGGAAGAAAGAATGGGTGCAAGATGAAATAGAGTTGCTTAGCAACGAGGAATATCAAAAGGCACGCGTTTATTTAGCTAAAAAGCAAGGCTTTGCAAGAGAGACGATAGCCGATTATGAAATGGATACAAAAAAACTTGCGCAATTAATTGTATCTAGAAAATTAAAGACATTGCGGAAACGAATTCGAGCGTTGCAATTTATCGACGTTAAGGAAATATATAAGCAATTGTTTGTAGACCCTCTGCAAATGAAGCAATGGGTAGAGGGGGAAACACCAGCAGAGTGGGAGGCTATTTGCCAAGATACGCTACAAATGCTGGAAGAAGATAAATTATGTTACGAAGACGCTACACCGTTTTTACTGATAAAGGAATTGATTCAAGGTTTTAAAACAAATAGTTCAATCAGGCACATTCTTGTTGATGAGGCACAGGACTATTCACCATTTCAATTCGAGTTTTTAAAGCGATTGTTTCCTTTTGCGAAAATGACGGTATTAGGTGATTTTAATCAGGCAATCTTCGCACATGCGAGTGAAATGATTGATTTTCATATTCTTAGTAGCTTGTATGGAGCGGACGAAACAGAAGTTATCAATATGACGCGTAGTTATCGCTCTACAAAACAGATTGTCGAGTTTACACGCAAACTAGTCCCTAATGGCGAACGGATTATTCCTTTTGAACGCAATGGTGAACTACCTGTGCTGACCCAACTATCTGAACGTAGCGCTTTGCATCGCTGTATTACGACAAAAGTCGAAGCTTTGCGAAATGAGGGCTATAATAGTATCGCCATCATCTGTAAATCAGCGGAGGAAAGCAAACAAGCGTATGAAGCTCTGTCCGAAATTGAGGATGTGAAGCTTATAAAAAATGGCACACCAGAGTATGAACAAGGCGTTGTCATTATCCCGTCCTATTTATCCAAAGGAATCGAGTTTGAAGCTGTTATTATCTATAATGCTTCTGAGCAAATATATGGCGATGACAGTTTACGTAGAGTTTTCTACACAGCCTGCACGCGCGCCATGCACCATTTGCAGTTATATAGCGTAGGTCAACCAAGCCCGCTTTTAAGCGATGCTATACAGGAAAATCTCATTTCAGTACAGTGA